The following proteins are encoded in a genomic region of Arachis stenosperma cultivar V10309 chromosome 4, arast.V10309.gnm1.PFL2, whole genome shotgun sequence:
- the LOC130974481 gene encoding uncharacterized protein LOC130974481, with the protein MKKGETIDEMFERFNVIITGLDAMGITYFESVLMRRILRCLTKEWKTKAIVIAESGGIDTMTYDYLRGNLLAFKNTYLKKDTKKKKGIALKSVTEPLNDESSDNSSENDFVLFAKKFRKMVKLKKRNKGGSSRKPKRDLSKVICYNCKEARHFKSGCPKLKKEDKPKRGKKKGLMTSWKDLENDTDEDEESKTKSQTCFMADHIEQVVFHDPSTENLHLMIDHLSKKIKCFLNENQDLESQIEILKVENGFLKDKLREAETTVDLVEENKRLKAELKSCEYHHSMTANLNYFEKNEWLHKEVKSLKEDLASFAQSSENLNQLLASQKPLYDKVDLGFHKSEKFIEKPSFTNMASSSDDIRFQNPTSFIKTATQKFCRLYNRNGHFPIQCFISEKMIGDKVYKIVCDYNGLR; encoded by the coding sequence ATGAAGAAAGGAGAGACAATTGATGAAATGTTTGAAAGATTTAATGTTATCATCACTGGCTTGGATGCTATGGGGATCACATATTTCGAATCTGTGCTTATGAGGAGAATATTGAGATGTCTCACTAAAGAATGGAAAACCAAGGCAATAGTAATAGCAGAGAGCGGTGGCATTGATACTATGACTTATGATTATTTGAGAGGAAATTTACTTGCCTTTAAAAacacatatttaaaaaaagatacaaaaaaaaagaaaggaattgctcTCAAATCTGTTACTGAACCTCTgaatgatgaatccagtgataactcaTCTGAAAAtgattttgtgttgtttgctaagaaattcaggaaaatggtgAAGCTAAAGAAACGAAATAAAGGAGGCAGCTCAAGGAAGCCAAAGAGGGATCTCAGCAAAGTGATCTGTTACAACTGTAAAGAAGCTAGGCACTTCAAGTCTGGTTGTCCAAAACTGAAAAAGGAGGACAAGCcgaaaagaggaaagaagaaaGGTCTCATGACATCTTGGAAAGACTTGGAAAATGACACtgatgaagatgaagaatcAAAAACCAAATCTCAAACTTGTTTCATGGCCGATCACATAGAGCAGGTAGTATTTCATGATCCTTCCACTGAAAACCTTCATCTTATGATTGATCATCTTTCTAAAAAGATTAAAtgtttcttaaatgaaaaccaAGATCTTGAGTCTCAAATAGAAATACTAAAAGTTGAAAATGGTTTTCTTAAAGATAAATTAAGGGAAGCCGAAACTACTGTTGATCTTGTTGAAGAAAACAAGCGGTTAAAAGCTGAACTTAAGAGCTGTGAATATCATCATTCTATGACTGcaaatctaaattattttgaGAAAAATGAGTGGCTGCATAAAGAGGTAAAAAGTCTTAAAGAGGACCTAGCCAGCTTTgctcaaagttctgaaaatttaaatcaaCTATTGGCTAGCcaaaaacctctttatgataaagTTGATTTGGGTTTTCACAAATctgaaaaattcattgaaaaacCTTCTTTTACCAACATGGCATCCTCTTCGGATGACATAAGATTTCAAAACCCAACAAGTTTTATAAAAACAGCAACTCAAAAATTTTGTAGATTATACAATCGGAATGGACATTTCCCTATTCAATGCTTCATAAGTGAAAAGATGATTGGAGATAAAGTTTACAAGATTGTTTGTGATTATAATGGCTTGAGATAA